In Endozoicomonas sp. GU-1, one DNA window encodes the following:
- a CDS encoding transposase, which yields MTTARKNLIDPASTPYYHCMARCVRRAFLCGKDNFSGKNYEHRRQWVVDRLKALSGIFALEVCAYAVMTNHYHVVLHINSQQAKKWDTKEVLQHWTQLFSGPHLVQRYLVGDQLGKAELLRVEEYAHKYRSRLMDISWFMRCLNEYLARLANKEDECKGRFWEGRYKSQALLDDAALLTCMAYVDLNPIRAKIAATLETSEHTSIKERIESYDSANGKKQKAHLKPLKAQGQNPEQAIPYPLSSYFELVDWSGRIIRKGKRGRITDDVPPILERFSLF from the coding sequence ATGACGACTGCCCGAAAAAACCTCATAGATCCAGCCAGTACGCCCTACTACCACTGTATGGCACGCTGCGTTCGCCGTGCTTTCCTATGCGGCAAAGACAATTTCTCAGGCAAAAACTATGAGCATCGCAGGCAGTGGGTGGTTGATCGGTTGAAAGCGCTTTCTGGTATTTTTGCTCTGGAAGTCTGTGCTTATGCGGTTATGACGAATCATTATCATGTGGTGCTCCATATCAATAGTCAGCAAGCCAAAAAATGGGACACCAAGGAAGTCTTACAACACTGGACGCAGCTGTTTTCTGGCCCACACCTGGTTCAGCGTTATCTTGTCGGCGATCAGCTGGGCAAAGCAGAGCTGCTGCGTGTCGAAGAATATGCCCATAAGTACCGCAGTCGTTTAATGGATATCAGCTGGTTCATGCGCTGTCTCAACGAATATTTAGCCCGGCTGGCCAATAAAGAGGATGAGTGCAAAGGACGCTTTTGGGAAGGTCGTTACAAAAGTCAGGCCCTGTTAGATGATGCCGCATTGCTGACTTGCATGGCCTATGTCGACTTAAACCCTATCCGGGCAAAAATTGCTGCAACGTTGGAAACCTCAGAACATACTTCTATAAAAGAACGCATTGAGTCATACGACAGCGCAAACGGAAAAAAACAAAAGGCACACCTGAAACCGTTAAAAGCTCAGGGGCAAAACCCTGAACAGGCGATTCCATACCCACTCAGTAGCTATTTTGAACTGGTTGACTGGTCTGGCCGAATTATCCGCAAAGGCAAGCGTGGTCGTATAACTGACGATGTACCGCCTATCCTTGAGCGCTTTTCACTTTTTTAA